From Hippoglossus stenolepis isolate QCI-W04-F060 chromosome 4, HSTE1.2, whole genome shotgun sequence, a single genomic window includes:
- the numa1 gene encoding LOW QUALITY PROTEIN: nuclear mitotic apparatus protein 1 (The sequence of the model RefSeq protein was modified relative to this genomic sequence to represent the inferred CDS: inserted 2 bases in 1 codon), which yields MTINLGVKALLSWVNSIKLSDREIAVDDLQDGTLFLKVIYMLKKQSNPCFSHSTEDRFNLIADFVESDCRFSAAKGSSLSLGNIRDGINLTVEIAKVLLLLVYYDMMNDRCTLNMLECDVEREIANLTGSFVMESEDCVYLSNRIDAYLAKRHLPVSREIFERSATTSTSNVSTMSSLSDENSPVFHRTKKITFVDMHTVASSSASKSPLQDIMNTPKFQMRVMQRQMMKERDYRDGLERELSGKLSLISQKESHVNQLQYRLDKLKEEQGDQEDVTREQINNLETKNNTLQMRLNEIFKKNKDLKSTSSLMERKVDNLTDENGVLSSQVRTVCSQLAIFEAEVGRLTESQASSQEEWQSQTTHLQTELNQATAEKELLTEQIQILQGKISCLEDEISKATQEEVGENMGPVMEREMVETEINDLKNELDSTFSSLKQAEMEIQTKSHQLADYQQEITQQKELLQQQKSQTGEMIQAKDELLDKLQKEITEQRAALHQEIQHLKLQLDQVEQQKTEQTTRLQQHVAACEREIERLKEMKREREDLLHQTEEKVKDLEAKLSAASSLLADKDQQIISLKDKIDVLTDEAKIIKEEIQAKEEMLAKILLEKSNEQEILHDKIQTLTTQVEDLNSSLKQAEQEIQHKQDLLAKTHQENIEQREMLQQQVATCEEEVQKVNAEIQVRNQQLVTLRNDSSCQSGLLEEEIQGLKSQVENLNDSLSKSAQQVQAQLVLLDKQEQESSHQKEILQQQLSASDDQVRSMREEIQVKEEQMNMLRTDGSEQSDSLNQEIQSLKEQVESLSFSLTSAEENLQSKENLFAEQQLQKAQHMEALQAQMVASRDDVKRLNVEIHAREDQLVQLKSETSTHSDLLQQEIEGLNKQIKSIGDSIDVAKDQVQAKDDLNAKQEQESTLQIEALKKHSAALEEEVNRLKEEIQTKRVEVDEIKFESCKESEVLQTQIQTLRDQVEHLSGSLRTATEQVQDKENLLAQKESEISQGKDKYQNLMETSEEQVRGLREQIQAKEEQLVILRKDGTTHSDILQQDXTCLKNQLDSTVDSLTKAEEKIQIQVVLLDKQEHESSHQKELLQQQLSASEDRVRSIKEEIQAKEEQMNMLRTDGSEQSDSLNQEIQSLKEQVESLSFSLTSVEENLQSKENLFAEQQLQKAQHIEALQAQMVASQDDVKRLNVEIHSREEKLDQLKSETSTHSDLLQQEIEGLKKQIKSMSDSLEVAKDQVQAKDDLNAKQEQESTLQIEALKKHSAALEEEVNWLKEKIQTKQGEVNALNIESCKESEVLQTEIQTLRDQVEHLSGSLKTSTEQVQEKEHLLAQKDSEISQGKDKYQNLMETSEEQVRGLREQIQAKEEQLVILRKDGTTHSDILQQEMTCLTNQLDSTVDSLTKAEEKIQIQVVLLDKQQHESSHQKEILQQQLSASEDRVRSMREEIQAKEVQVNMLRTDGSEQSDSLNQEIQSLKEQVESLSFSLSKVVEDVQSKEDLLAQREDEIQKLKACRSEMESLLLRTEQRIEILQTELSAVNALVADKDQHLTSLREEVAVQAIQLQKAREEAEANERILAEIRMESSKQTDVLQREIQALKGEVKDISLELSAKEQMLLKTQQESSQQIDLLQQQLVSVNTELNQHKDTHAANLRLREGVEELQVATLREKEALVQERQELLARIHQAEIDQKALEKQLKAMAFEKERLAQSKQATEKENATSRKLESVLQQELEMLKMEKEKLLKESEKAEDIEVLKRGLQEQLSAKSEAVEHYKAQMEKAVNHYNGKKQLLQECQQEVTELKHSLGVKECEVKTITMENKLLQRDLGKTQTNEKNLLETVASLKAQLTFADHNLQLHNKVHGKKGSATELSYLDIHNTHSSLQTRVKRTVSSDSLDQSSLEDSLNNTRKLSGPDESSTPLVRSSERLAAKRRGLQSESLETLYFTPISTRQINRTSTENRMELDSTRKNPSSSVKRRRTTQVINITLTKKTPGDGEGDETFYSLASARSHPNLSRAHPAKPVSMELFGTPARMTAATSDQLISLPGYRRSTIHSQTTSTFCVGSENEPEGAPDDWLRIAELQSRNRACLPHLKSSYPVESEAGQGSVFIFTDEEVRTGDPSDTICRASTMPGQLQDSLVSHRHSLMMGQSGAAANTRSHRLSLMPGQLPSKSVSSSQIRSPKGTKRSSSTLSVHQISPEKRVKASCFPRPLTPKNKNVNSGSSSSHLRPVLSPAERRQSMMFTVDNTPKKDNYLKKGLKKLRTSTNNPSGDSNSGVGRASRTVNFKSPQVTIKGRRKSPQTTSKIGKSPGLTASARKKPVSVNEENFAGGRRR from the exons ATGACGATAAACCTGGGTGTTAAGGCTCTCCTCAGCTGG GTCAACAGCATCAAACTGTCCGACCGAGAAATCGCTGTAGACGATCTACAAGATGGCACGTTGTTTCTGAAAGTGATTTACATGCT GAAAAAGCAATCCAACCCCTGTTTCAGTCATTCCACTGAGGACCGGTTCAATCTCATTGCAGACTTTGTGGAAA GCGATTGCAGATTTAGTGCAGCCAAAGGCTCGTCACTCTCTCTGGGCAACATAAGAGATGGCATCAACCTAACTGTAGAAATTGCAAAG gtgctgttgctgctcgTATATTATGACATGATGAATGATCGCTGCACTCTGAACATGCTGGAGTGTGATGTGGAG CGCGAGATAGCAAACCTGACTGGTTCCTTTGTGATGGAGAGCGAAGACTGTGTTTATCTGAGCAATAGGATTGACGCCTATTTAGCAAAGAGAC ATTTGCCGGTCTCCCGTGAGATATTTGAGCGATCAGCAACCACCTCTACCTCCAATGTGTCGACAATGTCCTCGCTGTCAGATGAGAATTCTCCTGTATTCCACCGCAcgaaaaaaatcacatttgtgGACATGCACACTGTTGCTTCTTCCTCAGCGAG CAAGTCTCCGCTCCAGGACATTATGAACACACCTAAATTTCAGATGAGGGTGATGCAGCGTCagatgatgaaggagagagaTTACAGAGATGGGTTGGAAAGGGAGCTGTCCGGCAAGCTGTCACTCATTTCACAGAAAG AGTCTCATGTTAATCAGCTACAGTATCGTCTGGATAAGTTGAAAGAAGAGCAAGGCGATCAGGAGGATGTTACCAGGGAACAGATCAATAATCTCGAGACCAAGAACAACAC GTTACAAATGCGTCTTAATGAGatattcaagaaaaacaaagacctGAAGAGTACGTCCTCTCTTATGGAGCGTAAAGTGGACAACCTGACAGACGAAAATGGTGTCTTATCTTCCCAG GTGAGAACAGTGTGTTCACAGCTGGCCATCTTCGAGGCCGAAGTGGGCCGACTGACAGAAAGCCAAGCATCATCTCAGGAGGAGTGGCAGAGCCAAACAACCCACTTACAGACTGAGCTCAACCAAGCTACTGCTGAAAAG GAGCTTCTGACTGAACAAATTCAGATCCTCCAGGGAAAGATTTCCTGTTTGGAGGATGAAATAAGCAAAGCCACTCAAGAAGAAGTAGGAGAGAATATGGGGCCTGTGATGGAG AGAGAAATGGTGGAGACTGAGATCAACGACTTGAAGAATGAGCTGGACAGCACATTTAGCTCCCTGAAGCAGGCTGAGATGGAGATTCAGACCAAATCGCATCAGCTGGCCGACTACCAGCAGGAAATCACTCAACAGAAAGAGCTCCTGCAGCAACAGAAATCCCAAACGGGGGAGATGATTCAAGCCAAGGATGAACTTTTAGACAAATTGCAAAAGGAGATCActgagcagagagcagctctTCACCAAGAGATCCAGCATCTCAAGCTTCAACTTGACCAGGTCGAGCAGCAGAAAACTGAGCAGACGACCAGACTGCAACAGCATGTCGCTGCATGTGAACGAGAAATTGAAAGActgaaagaaatgaagagagagagagaagacctTCTCCACCAGACTGAAGAAAAGGTGAAAGATCTGGAAGCAAAGTTATCTGCTGCCAGTTCTCTCTTGGCTGATAAAGACCAACAAATTATCAGCCTCAAAGACAAAATCGATGTTCTCACAgatgaagcaaaaataatcaAAGAAGAAATTCAAGCCAAAGAAGAAATGCTCGCCAAAATACTTCTGGAGAAGTCGAATGAGCAAGAAATTCTTCATGATAAAATCCAGACATTAACGACTCAAGTGGAAGACTTAAACTCATCTCTCAAACAGGCTGAGCAAGAAATTCAACATAAGCAAGACCTACTGGCTAAAACCCATCAAGAGAATATCGAACAAAGGGAGATGCTCCAACAGCAGGTAGCAACCTGTGAAGAGGAGGTTCAGAAAGTCAATGCAGAAATACAGGTCAGAAATCAGCAACTTGTAACATTGAGGAACGACAGCTCTTGTCAGTCTGGATTGCTGGAGGAAGAGATTCAAGGTCTTAAAAGCCAAGTAGAAAATCTGAATGACTCTCTCTCAAAGTCTGCACAGCAGGTTCAGGCACAGCTAGTTCTGCTCGAcaagcaggagcaggagagtTCACATCAGAAGGAGATTCTGCAGCAACAACTGTCTGCTTCTGATGATCAGGTGAGGAGCATGAGGGAGGAGATCCAAGTTAAAGAGGAACAGATGAACATGCTGAGGACTGACGGCTCCGAGCAGTCAGATTCTCTAAATCAAGAGATCCAGAGTTTGAAAGAACAGGTAGAGAGTCTAAGTTTTTCGCTGACATCTGCTGAGGAGAATTTGCAATCCAAAGAGAATCTGTTTGCCGAACAGCAACTGCAGAAAGCTCAACACATGGAGGCGCTGCAGGCACAGATGGTAGCTTCTCGAGATGACGTGAAGAGGCTGAATGTGGAGATTCATGCCAGGGAGGACCAGTTAGTTCAGCTGAAGTCTGAGACTTCAACACACTCTGACTTGCTACAGCAGGAGATTGAAGGTCTGAATAAGCAAATAAAAAGCATTGGCGATTCTATTGACGTCGCCAAAGACCAGGTTCAAGCCAAAGATGATTTGAATGCcaagcaggagcaggagagtACTCTGCAGATTGAGGCTCTTAAAAAGCACAGTGCTGCCCTAGAGGAGGAAGTAAATCGGCTGAAGGAAGAAATCCAAACTAAACGGGTTGAGGTAGATGAGATAAAGTTTGAGAGCTGTAAGGAGTCAGAAGTGCTACAAACTCAGATCCAAACTCTGAGGGATCAGGTGGAACATTTGAGTGGATCACTGAGGACTGCAACAGAACAGGTTCAGGATAAAGAGAACCTGCTGGCTCAGAAGGAATCTGAGATTTCTCAGGGAAAAGATAAATATCAAAATCTGATGGAAACCTCTGaagagcaggtcagaggactTAGAGAACAGATCCAGGCTAAAGAGGAACAACTGGTCATATTGAGAAAAGATGGCACCACACATTCTGACATTCTACAGCAAGA GACATGTCTGAAAAACCAACTCGACAGTACGGTCGACTCGCTCACAAAGGCTGAAGAAAAGATCCAGATACAAGTGGTTCTGCTCGACAAGCAGGAGCATGAGAGTTCACATCAGAAGGAGCTTCTGCAGCAACAACTGTCTGCTTCTGAAGATCGGGTGAGGAGCATAAAGGAGGAGATCCAAGCTAAAGAGGAACAGATGAACATGCTGAGGACTGACGGCTCCGAGCAGTCAGATTCTCTAAATCAAGAGATCCAGAGTTTGAAAGAACAGGTAGAGAGTCTAAGTTTTTCGCTGACATCTGTTGAGGAGAATTTGCAATCCAAAGAGAATCTGTTTGCCGAACAGCAACTGCAGAAAGCTCAACACATTGAGGCGCTGCAGGCACAGATGGTAGCTTCTCAAGATGACGTGAAGAGGCTGAATGTGGAGATTCATTCCAGGGAGGAGAAGCTGGACCAGCTGAAGTCTGAGACTTCAACACACTCTGACTTGCTACAGCAAGAGATTGAAGGTCTGAAGAAGCAAATAAAAAGCATGAGCGATTCTCTTGAAGTTGCCAAAGACCAGGTTCAAGCCAAAGATGATTTGAATGCcaagcaggagcaggagagcaCTCTGCAGATTGAGGCTCTTAAAAAGCACAGTGCTGCCCTAGAGGAGGAAGTAAATTGGCTGAAGGAGAAAATCCAAACTAAACAGGGTGAGGTTAATGCTTTAAATATCGAGAGCTGCAAAGAGTCAGAAGTGCTACAAACTGAGATCCAAACTCTGAGGGATCAGGTGGAACATTTGAGTGGATCACTGAAGACTTCAACAGAACAGGTTCAGGAAAAAGAGCACCTGCTGGCTCAGAAGGATTCAGAGATTTCTCAGGGAAAAGATAAATATCAAAATCTGATGGAAACCTCTGaagagcaggtcagaggactTAGAGAACAGATCCAGGCTAAAGAGGAACAACTGGTCATATTGAGAAAAGATGGCACCACACATTCTGACATTCTACAGCAAGAGATGACATGTCTGACAAACCAACTCGACAGTACGGTCGACTCGCTCACAAAGGCTGAAGAAAAGATCCAGATACAAGTGGTTCTCCTCGACAAGCAGCAGCATGAGAGTTCACATCAGAAGGAGATTCTGCAGCAACAACTGTCTGCTTCTGAAGATCGGGTGAGGAGCATGAGGGAGGAGATCCAAGCTAAAGAGGTACAGGTGAACATGCTGAGGACTGATGGCTCCGAGCAGTCAGATTCTCTAAATCAAGAGATCCAGAGTTTGAAAGAACAGGTGGAGAGTCTTAGTTTCTCACTTAGCAAAGTTGTGGAAGATGTGCAGTCCAAGGAAGATCTATTAGCTCAACGTGAAGATGAGATACAGAAGCTAAAAGCATGTCGGAGTGAGATGGAGAGTCTCCTCCTCAGGACTGAGCAAAGGATCGAGATCCTCCAGACAGAGTTGTCTGCTGTCAACGCACTTGTGGCTGATAAAGACCAACATCTCACCAGCCTCAGAGAGGAGGTCGCTGTCCAGGCTATCCAGTTGCAAAAAGCAAGAGAGGAAGCTGAAGCCAATGAGAGAATTCTGGCTGAGATCAGGATGGAGAGCtccaaacaaacagatgttctTCAACGTGAGATCCAGGCTCTGAAAGGAGAAGTAAAAGACATTTCTTTAGAACTCTCCGCCAAGGAGCAAATGCTACTCAAAACTCAACAGGAATCCTCTCAGCAGATCgacctcctccagcagcagctcgtctCTGTTAACACAGAGCTGAACCAACACAAAGACACGCATGCTGCAAACCTCAGGCTGAGGGAGGGTGTGGAAGAGTTGCAAGTTGCAACCCTCAGGGAAAAGGAGGCTCTAGTTCAAGAAAGACAAGAGCTCTTGGCCAGGATACATCAGGCAGAAATTGACCAGAAAGCTCTGGAGAAACAGCTCAAAGCCATGGCCTTCGAGAAGGAGAGACTTGCTCAATCCAAGCAGGCTACAGAGAAAGAGAACGCGACCTCCCGTAAACTGgaatctgtgctgcagcaggagctggaaATGCTgaaaatggagaaagagaagctccTGAAAGAGTCTGAAAAGGCTGAAGACATTGAGGTGCTAAAGAGAGGGCTGCAGGAACAGCTCTCAGCTAAATCAGAGGCTGTAGAACACTACAAGGCACAG ATGGAGAAAGCAGTGAATCACTACAATGGCAAGAAGCAGCTTCTCCAGGAGTGCCAACAGGAGGTGACTGAACTCAAGCACTCCTTAGGCGTTAAAGAGTGTGAAGTAAAGACAATCACTATGGAGAACAAGCTGCTTCAGCGGGATTTGGGGAAAACCCAAACCAACGAGAAAAACCTCCTCGAAACGGTGGCCAGTTTGAAAGCACAG TTGACCTTTGCTGACCAcaacctgcagctgcacaatAAGGTTCATGGTAAAAAAGGAAGTGCAACAGAGTTGAGTTACTTGGatattcacaacacacactcaagcCTCCAGACCAGGGTGAAGAGAACCGTGAGCTCTGATAGCCTGGACCAGAGCTCTCTGGAGGACTCTCTGAACAACACAAG GAAACTTTCTGGACCTGATGAATCAAGCACACCACTTGTTCGAAGCTCTGAGCGGTTGGCAGCCAAACGACGGGGTCTTCAGTCCGAGTCACTGGAAACACTCTACTTCACACCTATAAGCACCAGACAGATTAACAG GACCAGTACAGAGAACAGAATGGAACTGGATTCAACTCGCAAAAATCCAAGTTCTTCAGTCAAAAGACGCAGGACCACGCAGGTTATAAACATCACCTTGACCAAG AAAACCCCAGGCGACGGTGAAGGTGATGAGACTTTCTACAGTCTGGCCTCAGCTCGCTCCCACCCAAACCTCTCCAGGGCTCACCCTGCAAAACCCGTGTCTATGGAGCTGTTTGGTACACCTGCCAGAATGACCGCTGCCACCAGCGACCAACTCATCAGCCTTCCAGGGTACAGACGGAGTACAATCCATTCACAGA CCACTAGTACGTTTTGTGTGGGATCAGAGAACGAGCCAGAGGGTGCTCCTGATGACTGGCTTAGGATTGCTGAGCTGCAGTCCAGGAACAGGGCCTGTCTTCCTCATCTGAAGAGCAGCTACCCTGTGGAGTcggag GCTGGCCAAGGCAGCGTATTCATTTTCACAGACGAAGAAGTCCGTACAGGCGACCCATCTGACACAATCTGCCGGGCGTCCACGATGCCTGGCCAGCTGCAGGACTCTCTCGTCTCCCATCGTCACTCCCTCATGATGGGTCAGTCGGGTGCTGCAGCCAATACTCGTTCTCACCGTCTGTCCTTGATGCCCGGCCAGCTGCCGTCAAAATCCGTCAGCTCCTCTCAGATAAGGAGCCCAAAAGGAACAAAGCGATCATCATCTACGTTGTCTGTTCATCAAATTTCACCTGAG AAAAGGGTGAAGGCCAGCTGCTTCCCCCGTCCCCTCACTCCCAAAAACAAGAACGTGAACAGTGGATCTTCCAGCTCTCATCTGCGACCCGTCCTCAGTCCA GCTGAGCGAAGGCAGTCCATGATGTTCACTGTTGACAATACCCCTAAGAAAGACAACTACCTGAAGAAAGGGTTGAAGAAACTACGCACTTCCACCAACAACCCTTCAGGAGATTCTAACTCTGGAGTAGGACGAGCCAGCAGAACCGTCAACTTTAAGTCACCACAGGTGACAATTAAAGGACGGAGGAAGTCTCCACAAACCACCAGCAAGATAGGAAAGTCTCCTGGGCTGACTGCTAGTGCTCGCAAG AAACCTGTGTCTGTAAATGAAGAAAACTTTGCTGGAGGTCGGAGAAg ATGA
- the nlrc3l gene encoding NLR family CARD domain-containing protein 3, with protein MDSDTEVNSICRQGNMEEERKRWKRPPSSYGSMKSEESEEEEERNEEEVAMLPDSSAPEATRLQLIRSNSPETLYTMITQQLPPGADVIDTRLSDPGSPPENDEDAMDNVLRTNSPEPPEPIEFDSPLETEENRRLGRLHPEQDLPYIFKSIQSCLTSLTWQELLNFKLRFIQCEQGLTEQQVTEGDLLDFVDKILEILGLDHALMHTISNLETIGKKTEADDLRNQCKRAFIRFHLKQQLIRKHQIIREGVVRAGRWNPLDTIYVEPQISTRCHGGVDPSHEFRSHPASPLQVPSTDTFVRANELFRLQTDDGKPVRTVLTTGIPGIGMSVSVGKFSLDWAEQRANKDLQFVIKLSFHTFWLLRNNLTPSSQKMSIMEVIEYCHPECKDMAFLEEDDCRFLVIMDSFDCYQARLDWENAPVINDNYTQAHPDVLIVNIIRGTLLHGACIWILGRRGAVSQIPSELIDVGTEIQGFSDEMKDDYLTRRFSDAELAAKIVSHHKRLLTLSILARQPFVCWMVATVFERCFRYQGYGVHPPRLTPFYVNILIVQTNRRKQFYYGKRENELKWSSEDKDLLTNMGHMAFKMMERKTSVFFEEDVKQCGLELTEVTVSSGLCTELPSAESDGRRTFCFIHFTFQEFMAALYVFSMFYVESKNVLDLGSRGHFPKIIRPRSQAKSAANLVQCVLVRTFSSALGDYDMFLRFLCGLLSPHCHKSLLSSFLFPHNAPKVDGLDEVQRLLEQTIDKNPGDRVENLKECLREMIQEDE; from the exons ATGGACTCGGACACGGAAGTGAACag CATCTGCAGGCAGGGGaatatggaggaggagaggaaaaggtgGAAGAGGCCTCCCTCCAGTTATGGTTCAATGAAGAGCGAAGAgtcggaggaagaggaagagagaaacgAAGAAGAAGTTGCAATGTTACCTGATTCATCTGCTCCGGAGGCGACCAG GTTGCAGCTGATTCGCTCCAATTCTCCAGAGACCCTGTACACTATGATCACGCAGCAACTGCCACCAGGAGCTGATGTCATTGACACCAG GTTGTCTGATCCGGGAAGTCCTCCAGAAAACGACGAGGATGCTATGGATAATGTTTTGAGAACTAACTCCCCAGAACCACCTGAACCCATTGAATTTGACTCTCCACTGGAGACTGAGGAGAACAGAAGACTAGGCAGACTACATCCAGAGCAAGACCTGCCATATATATTCAAG AGTATCCAGAGTTGTCTGACAAGCCTCACCTGGCAAGAGCTGTTAAATTTTAAGTTGCGGTTTATACAATGTGAACAAGGTTTAACTGAGCAACAAGTGACGGAGGGAGACCTACTGGATTTTGTCGACAAGATCCTGGAGATCCTGG GCCTGGATCATGCCCTGATGCACACAATAAGTAATCTAGAAACTATCGGCaagaaaacagaagcagatgatCTACGGAATCAGTGCAAGAGAG CGTTCATCCGTTTTCATCTGAAGCAGCAGTTGATCAGAAAACACCAGATCATCCGCGAGGGGGTCGTTCGAGCCGGACGGTGGAATCCTCTGGATACAATCTACGTTGAGCCCCAGATTTCCACCCGTTGCCATGGAGGAGTCGATCCCTCTCATGAGTTCCGATCACATCCTGCCTCCCCTCTACAGGTCCCCAGCACCGACACCTTCGTTCGTGCGAACGAGTTGTTCCGACTACAGACTGATGATGGCAAACCGGTGAGGACGGTGCTGACCACCGGGATTCCAGGAATTGGAATGTCTGTATCTGTGGGGAAGTTCTCTCTGGATTGGGCAGAACAACGAGCCAATAAG GATCTGCAGTTTGTCATCAAACTTTCCTTCCACACTTTCTGGCTTCTGCGAAACAACCTCACCCCTTCCTCTCAGAAGATGTCCATCATGGAAGTGATAGAATATTGTCACCCTGAGTGCAAAGACATGGCGTTCCTGGAGGAAGACGACTGTCGATTTCTCGTCATAATGGACTCCTTTGACTGTTACCAAGCTCGTCTGGACTGGGAG aaTGCTCCGGTAATTAATGACAATTACACGCAAGCACATCCTGACGTCCTGATTGTAAATATCATCCGAGGGACGCTGCTTCACGGTGCCTGCATCTGGATCCTGGGTAGACGTGGGGCTGTCTCACAAATCCCATCTGAACTGATAGACGTTGGCACGGAAATACAAggcttcag tGATGAGATGAAAGATGACTATCTGACCAGACGCTTTAGCGACGCAGAACTAGCTGCGAAAATTGTGTCACATCACAAGCGCCTGCTGACACTCAGCATCCTCGCCCGCCAGCCATTTGTCTGCTGGATGGTGGCCACAGTGTTTGAGCGCTGCTTCCGCTACCAGGGCTACGGCGTGCACCCCCCCAGGCTGACGCCGTTCTACGTCAACATTTTGATCGTGCAGACCAATCGCAGGAAGCAGTTCTACTATGGAAAGCGCGAAAATGAACTG AAATGGTCCAGTGAAGACAAGGACCTGCTGACAAATATGGGGCACATGGCCTTTAAGATGATGGAGAGGAAGACCAGTGTGTTCTTTGAAGAGGACGTGAAGCAGTGCGGTCTGGAGTTGACGGAGGTGACGGTGTCGTCCGGCCTGTGCACCGAGCTCCCCTCTGCAGAGTCAGACGGGAGGAGGACGTTCTGCTTCATACACTTCACCTTTCAG GAGTTCATGGCCGCCTTGTACGTCTTCTCGATGTTCTATGTGGAGTCAAAGAATGTTCTGGACTTGGGATCTAGGGGACACTTCCCCAAGATCATCAGGCCCAGGTCTCAGGCCAAATCAGCAGCAAACCTGGTCCAGTGCGTGTTGGTGCGAACATTCAGCTCCGCTCTTGGCGACTATGACATGTTCCTGCGCTTTCTGTGTGGCCTACTCTCCCCGCATTGCCACAAAAGTCTGCTGAGCAGCTTCCTGTTCCCTCACAACGCTCCGAAGGTGGATGGACTGGATGAGGTGCAGCGGCTGCTGGAGCAGACGATTGACAAGAACCCAGGCGACAGGGTGGAGAACTTAAAGGAGTGCCTTCGAGAGATGATCCAGGAAGATGAGTGA